A DNA window from Halorubrum sp. DM2 contains the following coding sequences:
- a CDS encoding Vms1/Ankzf1 family peptidyl-tRNA hydrolase, translating to MIDRLLGRAELKERIEELEEEKRHLERRAEAEEGRRSDAVADRQRAEERANELEHRIESLEERLDRTEGTEESVEFRRVSDLSGARVSDVLDRFRAVESDDPEGLLTAFVPDSDAVPATVTDWFGDRAALVRRAAPAVVLADDTGAVSAALTPPVEPESFDRWDDEFRLDDAWFRPTGRFAFALVRSDVFALGVYEGAERVEFEGFTSDVKEAHSKGGFSQGRFERRREGQIDDHLDRANETLAEVADAGNIDRVIAVGERSVLGRVRDRADRTDVSDATGKPEAALDDAFRDFWRVRLRAL from the coding sequence ATGATCGACAGGCTGCTCGGGCGCGCCGAGCTGAAAGAGCGGATCGAGGAGCTCGAAGAGGAGAAGCGCCACCTCGAACGCCGCGCCGAGGCCGAGGAGGGGCGTCGCTCCGACGCGGTCGCCGACCGCCAGCGCGCCGAGGAGCGCGCCAACGAACTCGAACACCGGATCGAGTCGTTAGAGGAGCGCCTCGACCGCACCGAGGGGACCGAGGAGTCGGTCGAGTTCCGGCGCGTGAGCGACCTGAGCGGCGCGAGAGTGTCGGACGTGCTCGACCGGTTCCGGGCCGTCGAGAGCGACGATCCGGAGGGACTGCTCACCGCGTTCGTCCCCGACAGCGACGCGGTCCCCGCGACCGTCACGGACTGGTTCGGCGACCGCGCGGCGCTCGTCCGGCGGGCGGCCCCCGCGGTCGTCCTCGCCGACGACACCGGCGCGGTGAGCGCGGCGCTGACCCCGCCGGTCGAACCCGAATCGTTTGACCGGTGGGACGACGAGTTCCGCCTCGACGACGCGTGGTTCCGCCCGACCGGCCGGTTCGCGTTCGCTCTGGTCCGGTCGGACGTCTTCGCGCTCGGCGTCTACGAGGGGGCCGAGCGGGTCGAGTTCGAGGGGTTCACCTCCGACGTGAAGGAGGCCCACTCGAAGGGCGGGTTCTCGCAGGGGCGCTTCGAGCGCCGGCGCGAGGGACAGATAGACGACCACCTCGACCGCGCGAACGAAACGCTGGCCGAGGTCGCGGACGCGGGGAACATCGACCGCGTGATCGCCGTGGGCGAGCGGAGCGTCCTCGGGCGCGTGCGCGACCGCGCCGACCGGACCGACGTCTCGGACGCGACGGGCAAGCCG
- a CDS encoding DUF5802 family protein, with product MFERFSSGYYLGELYVEPHDGERAVIRRADHEHVNEQLYADGEGVERLDAPLVMKVGGSHIPVGGDDDVASGTLAIPQELADETLPDSKNVLLADADRAEKLLRWEGWEPFVNA from the coding sequence ATGTTCGAGCGATTCTCAAGCGGCTACTACCTGGGGGAACTGTACGTGGAACCCCACGACGGCGAGCGCGCCGTCATCCGGCGGGCGGACCACGAACACGTCAACGAGCAGCTGTACGCGGACGGCGAGGGCGTCGAGCGACTCGACGCCCCGCTCGTGATGAAAGTCGGCGGCAGCCACATTCCGGTCGGCGGCGACGACGACGTGGCGAGCGGGACGCTCGCGATCCCGCAGGAACTCGCCGACGAGACGCTCCCGGACAGCAAGAACGTCCTGCTGGCGGACGCGGACCGCGCTGAGAAGCTCCTCCGATGGGAGGGGTGGGAACCGTTCGTGAACGCGTAG